A segment of the Butyrivibrio fibrisolvens genome:
CGATAGCTTGAATCTTCCTGGGGGTGGTAGTTTATAAATGATTATTGAGTCTTTCAAAAGTATTCGTAAATTCAAGAGCGTAATAGCAATAATCTTATATTTTGTTTGGAATCCACATGTTTGAGCGAAGCGAGTTTGGATTCCAAAATATAAGATTATTGCTATGAAGCCTTGAATTAGAATACTTTTGACGACTCAATAACCATTTATAAACTACCACCCCCAGGAAGATTCCCCTATCCCCACCAACACAAAATGCGCCCGCATCGTCAGACACGGGCGCGATTTGAAATGATCGAATGCTGCTACTCAGAGCAGTAAGTATTTACTTTTTTAGAGTCTCTTGATCGCATCCATTGCAAGCATGGAGCGTTCGCACTCTTCTGCAGACAACGTCAGCTGCCAGCAGTATGGACTGTTCTTCATGCATTTAGCTGCATAGGACAGACCGTTAGTTCTTTTATCAAGGAAAGGTTTATCAATCTGATTAGGATCTCCAAGAAGTATGATCTTGGTATCTTTACCTGCTCTTGTGATAATACCCTTTGCCTGATTAGGTGTCATGTTCTGTGCTTCATCGATTATGAGGTAGGTTTTGGCAATGGATCTTCCTCTTATGAAGTTCAGAGCTTCTGTCTGTATGATGCCACGATCGAAGATCTCTGCTATCTTGTCAGAGAGCTGTTCTTCATCTCCGTAGCGCTGCTCATCATCTGAATCAAGGATCTGTTCCAGGTTATCGATTATGGGCCTCATGAGAGGTGCTATCTTTTCCTGCTCATCACCCGGAAGGAAACCTATGTCATCGTCAAACTGAGCGTTGGGACGACATACTATGATCCTTCTGTATTCACCTGTTACGTTGTTGAATACCTTTTCAAGTCCGACTGCAAGTGAGTAGAAAGTCTTGGCTGTTCCTGCCATACCTTTTATGATGACAAGGGGTGCTTCCTGAGCACTTGCCATTAAGGCTTCCTGCATGAAGTACTGGCCTACGTTTCTTGGAGTAACTCCATAAGGTTTACACTTTTTATACTTAAGTGGTACAACCTTGCCTGCCCGTACTCGACCAAGCAGTGACTTTCTGTCAGACTGGTCAGGCTTTAATATTACAAATTCATTTTCATGGAAAGTAAGTTCGATTCTATTTCCCTGTTCATCTGTATCATACAGACATTCAACAGGTATCCCGTCTTTTTTGAAACTATCGATTTCTTCTTCTGGAACGAATACCTCATTTCGTCCTGTGTAGAGTTCATCTTCATCTGTGATCTGCTCTGTTGTGAAGTCTTCGGCTTTTATACCAATTATATGAGCTTTGATCCTCAGAAGAAGATCTTTGGTTACCAGAATTATCTGATCGCCTTTTTTCTTTTCATCCACAAGTCCTTTACAAACCTGGAGGATTCTGTTGTCTGCCTTGTCATCAGGC
Coding sequences within it:
- a CDS encoding PhoH family protein, with amino-acid sequence MKKTYVIDTNVLIQAPYALECFEDNNLVLPLVVLEELDRLKNADGEKGANARAAVRYLENLRMTGDLLKGVDLKSGGSVRVEKNCVSVELPEDLPDDKADNRILQVCKGLVDEKKKGDQIILVTKDLLLRIKAHIIGIKAEDFTTEQITDEDELYTGRNEVFVPEEEIDSFKKDGIPVECLYDTDEQGNRIELTFHENEFVILKPDQSDRKSLLGRVRAGKVVPLKYKKCKPYGVTPRNVGQYFMQEALMASAQEAPLVIIKGMAGTAKTFYSLAVGLEKVFNNVTGEYRRIIVCRPNAQFDDDIGFLPGDEQEKIAPLMRPIIDNLEQILDSDDEQRYGDEEQLSDKIAEIFDRGIIQTEALNFIRGRSIAKTYLIIDEAQNMTPNQAKGIITRAGKDTKIILLGDPNQIDKPFLDKRTNGLSYAAKCMKNSPYCWQLTLSAEECERSMLAMDAIKRL